From the Xylella fastidiosa genome, the window CCGTTCAAGACGGTCAAGCGGTGAAACATCACTTTGGCACCGTCTGGGTCGGTGATGAATTCATTCTGGCCTGGAAGATGCAGGGGGCGATTCCAATCAAAACAAAGGGTGCCGGATGCTAAGGGGGACTGCAGTCACGCGGCGGATGTCATGTGGGACTCACGTGGATGACTGAACCAGCCAAGACCATCGCGTGGTGCGTGACGGCATATGGGACGTTAACGCTGTCGCAGGCAGGAAGTAACTGCAGTGTGTTAAGTCGCTGGCACTGCTGGGAACCGTTGTTGCAGGTCGTGCCGTTAGCCGTGATGGCGCAGGTCTGTGACCGGGGAGGTAATGCCATCGCTGGCCGCGTTGTGTGCCGGGTGCTGTTTGATTGGTCTGTCATTGTCGCCGCGATGTTGCAAGGGGCAGCAAACGTGTGAGTGCGATGGGTTAAATGTAGATGGTGTGCCCCAGGGTTCTTAATATGATTAATTAGTCACATTAATATAGTGATTATTCTCTGTATTTCTCTGGGGTTTGAATGCTCATTACCAATGGTCAAGGTGACGATAAAAAACGGAAGATCCTGCGCCAATATCGTTTGACGCCGGTTATGCACACGCGGTTATTGCAAGGGATGGCGTTGCGTTGCTGTTGTGGCCGCCCTCTGGAGGATCGTTATTACCAGTTTGATGCGACTGAACGCAGCACTGGGAAGACGGTCGCGATTCTTTATGCTGGGGACAAAGGTTGCGCTGCGCGCTTTTTTGATCTTTCTGAGGAACTGGCTGCTGCATTGAGTGACAAGCCCATGACTCCGTTGCCATTTTTCGATCCCTTACAAGGGGAGCCAGAGGAAGCGGTAAGTGGTGGGCGTGGCAATGGGGAGAGTCACGGTAGGGGGGGGATGCATCCTCTGAATAAGGAAGTCGTGTGCGCGATCAATCTAACCCTGATGTGTTGGGGAGCCTTCATACATCCAGGGTCGTTATTTTCTAAGTTGTTGGAACAAATTCGTCAGCTCCCTGATCGCCCGTTGTATGACTGGAAAGTCAAAGCCGTTAATACCGCCATTAGTAAAGGGTGTCGACGGCTCAGCACGATGTTGGATGAGAAGAGGCCACGGAACCCCAGGTTGCGCCGCTTTGAATTTCCTTTGATGGAAGCGTGCTTGCAACGGTTTGAGCCGCCACCGGAAAGTTATCTATAACGGTATTCATCCTATCCAGTCCGTTGTTCTGGCTGTAGGCCGCAGAGGCGTTCTTGATCGGTGTTGGTATTGGAATTTAGTTGTGCTTGCGGTTTTAGGCGCAGGCGTACGCTGTGGGGTGATGGTGTTGGTTGGGTGAAGGTGAGTGATTATGGTGCGTGCGGATCGGTGCAATGTGTTCGTTGTTGTTGCGATGTTGCATATCTGTTCGGTCATTGAATGTTGCGCTGAAACATCAAGGCATCTGGCGCGGCAGCAATCCAGATGTTGCTGAGGCCGCAGGCATATTGCGGCATTCTGACTCTCTGTCGATGGTTTTAGTCACGAAGTGGCATTGCCAGTGTCACTTTTGTGTGTGTTGGTCGGTGTGCGTATCGTGTTTCCTTTGCAAGATAGCCTGGATGCGTGAAGCATCCATCGTGGTTGGTGGTGGCTGTCGGTATGGAAGGGTGTCCGTCGTTGGCGTTTCCCGAGGCGCTGCCGGATGGATGTGAGCGATAACGGTATCCATGTTTTCATCAATCCCATTCTTGATAAGGTTCAATGGCTGGCTGGGGCTGTGTTGTCAGTGAACGTGTTGTGTTGTTCGAATGCGTTGTATTGGGATGTGCGGATTAAATGTGTGTGTTGCGCTTGGAAGGGGAGTGCCACTGGCCTGTTGCCCTGGGCCGTATCCATCGGGTGATGTGGATTCCAAACGCTAGAGCCACGTTTGAATCATTAGATTTGCTTTGAGTCGCTTTGCTCAGTGTGCCGCTTGCGTGAGGTGCATCACCAATCAATGCGGTTGGGCTTGCTGTGTTCAGCTGGGGTGTAGTTCGATGCAGTCCACTGGGCACGCGGGCACGCAGAGTTCACAGCCGGTGCAAAGTGCAGCGATTACCGTATGCATGTGTTTAGCGCCACCGATAATTGCATCGACGGGACAAGCCTGGATGCATTTTGTGCAGCCGATACAGTCCGCTTCGACGATCCAGGCGACCTGCGGTTGCTGTTGGGTGCCGCGGTTGCGGTCGTAGGGGCGTGGTGGTAAGCCAAGCAGGTGTGCCAGGGCGCGTGCGCCAGCGTCTCCGCCGGGAGGGCAGCGGTCGATGTTGGCTTCGCCACGTGCCATCGCTTGCGCATACGGGAGGCAGCCTTGAAAGCCGCATTGGCCGCATTGTGTTTGTGGCAGCAAGCGATCAATGCGTTCGACGAGGGTGAGGGGGGGAGGGCTGGACATGGTGTGTGTCAGGTTGCACGGGTATGAGGTGAGTGAGCAGCAGGGTAGGGTGGATGGTCGGGCAGGCTGTTTTCTTTGTTTGAGTAGAGTGGTGGTGCGTTGCGTGGCGTGTTTTGATGGCTTCCAGGATGAGGGATTGATGAGCAGTGTGCGTTGTTCTTATCTGGAGGCGGTGTATTGCTGTCGGATCTTCTCGCATCTTTCGTTTAGCAGGCATCCTCTCATGAATGTCTTTTCCAGAGACTGTTGATGTTGGGGGGAGTATCCGTGCGGCCAATCACGGCTGGCCAGGTCATCACGCTGGGTGATGAGGTGCCACTCTCAGGAGTGGTCTGCTGACAGGCGGCGGATGTTCAGTACGACTCTGTGTCTGTTGTTGGCTGTGGGTGTGTGCCGCTGTGATGAGACATCCGGGGCGGTGGATGTCACTACCGGAGAGAGCCTGATTCTGTGGTCATGGATCGCTCATGGGTATTTAGCGGAAGTGTTGTTGTTTGGGGATGAGTGCTGTGGTGTTGCTCAGTTTGCCAATATTAAGTGGCTTGGTGTGTTTTGTAGCGTCGTGGGTGCGCCAGGTGCGCAGGGTATTGTTGTTGAGGTTGTGGGAGTAGTGGGATGGTGTGAGCCTTTTGTTTTTGCGATGGTGTGCTAATGCCGTTCGATGGCGGTATCACGTGTTTTACGCGGGAGATGACAGGACATTCTCGTAGGCATCTCCAGTGAGATCATTTTGGTGTGTGGCGTGTTGGGGGCTGGGCTTTTTTAACGCACCGGCATGCCGGGTTGGGCGCTGCTGTCAGCATCTAGTAGTGCCAGCGTACCGTTGTCGAAGCCGGCTGAGAGGATCATCCCTTGGCTGATCCCAAAGCGCATTTTGCGGGGTGCTAGGTTGGCGATGAACACGACGTTGCGGCCAATGAGTGCCTCTGGGTTGCTGTAGCTGGCGCGTATTCCTGAGAAGATCTGGCGCTTGCCCAGGGGGCCAGCATCCAATTCAAAGCGCAGTAGTTTGTCTGACCCTTCAACGTATTCGCACACGAGTACTTTGCCGATGCGTAGATCGAGTTTGGCGAAGTCGTCAATACCAATGGTGGGAGCAGTTGTTTCCGGTTCTTCCGCAGTGGGTGGTGGTGCTGTGTTTGACATGGATGCGTTTTGTTGTTTGGCCGAAGCAGGGGGAGGGGCGAGGGTGTCTTTAGAGGCGTTGATCATCACCTCAATTATTTTTTTGTCGATACGGGTGAATAAGGGGGAGTAGGGTTGAATGGTGTGGCCGCCGGTCAGTGGTTGGTTGACGTCTTGCCATGCCGTTACTGGTGCAGCGAGGAATGTCTCCGCTTGGATGCTGGTGTGCGGCAGGATTGGTTTGAGTGCGGTGATCAGGACGCGAAACAGGTTCAATCCTTGTGTGCAGACGGCGTGTAGCTGCGCGTCGGCGTGGTGTTGTTTGGCGATGATCCAGGGTTTGGTCTCGTCAATGTATTTGTTGGCTTCGTCAGCCAGCTGCATGGTTTGACGGATCGCGCTGGCGGTGTCGTTGCGTTCGTAGGCGTCACGGATGGGGGTCAGTGCTGCAACGAATCGATCATATTGGATGCGGTCTGGCAGGGTGTCGGCGAGTTGTCCGTTAAAACGCGTGCCAATGAAACTTGCGCAGCGGCTGGCTAGGTTGACGAGTTTACCGACTAGGTCGGCGTTGACGCGTGCAACGAAGTCACTCAGGTTAAGGTCCAGGTCGTCGACGTCTCCGGAGGATTTGGCGGCGAAGTAGTAGCGTAGTGCGTCTGGTTCCAAGCCAGCATCAAGGTAGGTGCGCGCCATGATGAAGGTGCCGCGCGATTTGGACATTTTGGCACCGTCCACAGTCAGGTAGCCGTTGACATGGAGTCGGGTGGGGGCGCGGTGGCCGGTGCCGTGCAGGACTGCCGGCCAAAACAGGGCGTGGAAGTTGACGATGTCTTTCCCGATAAAGTGATGCAATTCTGTCGTGGTGCCGCTGCGTAGGTGTGTGTCGAAGTCTTCGCCAATGCGTGTGCATAAGGTTTTGAAGCTGCATAAGTAGCCGATCGGTGCATCCAGCCACACGTAGAAGTACTTGCCTGGTTGGTCGGGGATTTTGAAGCCGAAGTAGGGGGCATCGCGGGAGATGTCCCAGGGGCGTAGGCCGCCTTTGGCATCCAGCCATTCTTTGAGTTTGTTTTTGACGCTAGGCAAGGCGACATCGCCGCTCAGCCAATGGCGTAGGAAGGTGTCGAAGTGAGCCACTTCAAAAAAGAAGTGTTCTGAGTCGCGCAGTTCTGGGGTCGCGCCGGAGATCACCGAGTATGGGTTTTTGAGTTCTGTGGGGTCATAGGTGGCACCGCATGCTTCGCAGTTGTCCCCATATTGGTCGGTGGCGCCGCAGTTTGGACAGGTTCCTTTGACGTAGCGGTCGGGGAGGAACATGCCTTTGGCCGGGTCGTAAAATTGGGCGACCGAGCGGCATGTGATATGTCCGGCCTGTTTGAGTGTGAGGTAAGACTGTTCGGTCAGGTGGCGGTTGACGGGGGAATGTGTGGAGTCGTAGTGGTCAAAAGCGACGTTGAAGGCCGCAAAGTCGCGTTCATGGCTGGCTTGGGTGGTGGCGATAAAGGCTTCCGGCGGCATGCCCGCTTTTTCTGCGGCCAGCATGATCGGGGTGCCGTGGGTGTCGTCGGCGCAAACAAACCAGGTGTTGTGTCCTCCCAGGCGCCGTGCGCGTACCCAGATGTCAGCTTGAATGTAGCCGACCAGATGGCCGAGGTGCAGTGGACCATTGGCGTAAGGCAGGGCGGTGGTGACAAGTGCTGTGGTCATGAAGGAGAGTGGTACCAGGGGGTGCGAGTATCGCATGTCCGGTGATTGATTCAGGTCTCTCGTAGCGGTGTATCAGGGTATGTCATTGCAGTGTTATGTCATTGCAGTGTGTTGCATCGTGCTTGCCCAAAAAACAAGGGCCGGCAAGCCGGCCCCTGTGTCGCATTATGCGGTGATGATTAATGGAATTTGTAGTTGAATGTCAGCATGTAGCGGCGTCCCAGCCCGTCGTATACGTATGGGAATGCCACCATCTTGTCAGTTGCGTTCAGGATTGCCAGGTTGAGGCTGCTGTGCTTGTCAAATGTGTAGCCGATATTGGCGTCGTAACTGGTGTAGCTTGGGATGCCCAGGTAGTCACGTGTCTCTACTGTATTGGTCAGACTGTACAGCGCAGCGCTTTTGTAATTTGCGCTGACGCCAAAATTCCAGGGGCCGGTCAGATAGCGGGCGTTCCATTGGAATTGACGTTTGGAATTATCGATGGTTCCGACGGATTCTTCAGCTGGGATATCTTGAGCGGCTGTGTACTTCAGGTTCTTCGGGAAATAGCCATAGAAGCCGAGGTCCAAGATTCCGCTCCCGCCCCAGCGCAGTTCTTTCAGATCCAAACGGTAGTTGATCTCTGCGGTCCAGCCACGGAAGTTGATGTACGGGCCATTGGTATATTCTCCCCGGACACTGCTGGCCACGCCGGTGCTTGGATCACGGGTGATCATGCTGCAGAAGCGGTTGGCGTTTGGTACGTCGTTGCGGTTGAATGTTTCGTTGTCAAAGCACCCTGAAGTGATATCTCCGGAATCTAACTGGGTGATCACATTGCTGATCTTGATGTCGTACCAGTCTGCCGCCACGCGCAAGCCGTGTGCCCACTCTGGTTGGAAGACGATCCCGGCTGTCCAAGATTTGGCGAGTTCGTTTTCCAGTGTGGGATTGCCGCTCACGGAACCAAGCTGAGTGGTTGGGGCCTCCTGGAAAGTGCCAGGATTCACACCGTTGTAGTATGCGAAGAACGCTTCACAGTTGCGCTGACGCAGTTCCGGGCGATTCCCTGCAGTGATATTGGCTGGGGTGCAAGGCTCGGGGATGGAGTAGTAGCTGGGTTGTTGGCTGGTGTACAACTCAACAATGGCGGGCGCGCGGAAGGAGCGGGTCTTATTCCCGCGGAGTTGGAGGCCTTGGAACGGTTCGTATTGGAGGCCGTAGGTGTAGGCCGTGAACCACCCGTTGACGGTGTTGTTGACGCGGCGGAGTTTGGCGGTTAGATCAAGGCGATGCAGGCCGGGGAGATGAGCGTCCGGATTGACTAGCGGCGCCAGGATCTCGCCGAAGTACTCATTCGTGGTGAATGTCCCGTGTGA encodes:
- the metG gene encoding methionine--tRNA ligase → MTTALVTTALPYANGPLHLGHLVGYIQADIWVRARRLGGHNTWFVCADDTHGTPIMLAAEKAGMPPEAFIATTQASHERDFAAFNVAFDHYDSTHSPVNRHLTEQSYLTLKQAGHITCRSVAQFYDPAKGMFLPDRYVKGTCPNCGATDQYGDNCEACGATYDPTELKNPYSVISGATPELRDSEHFFFEVAHFDTFLRHWLSGDVALPSVKNKLKEWLDAKGGLRPWDISRDAPYFGFKIPDQPGKYFYVWLDAPIGYLCSFKTLCTRIGEDFDTHLRSGTTTELHHFIGKDIVNFHALFWPAVLHGTGHRAPTRLHVNGYLTVDGAKMSKSRGTFIMARTYLDAGLEPDALRYYFAAKSSGDVDDLDLNLSDFVARVNADLVGKLVNLASRCASFIGTRFNGQLADTLPDRIQYDRFVAALTPIRDAYERNDTASAIRQTMQLADEANKYIDETKPWIIAKQHHADAQLHAVCTQGLNLFRVLITALKPILPHTSIQAETFLAAPVTAWQDVNQPLTGGHTIQPYSPLFTRIDKKIIEVMINASKDTLAPPPASAKQQNASMSNTAPPPTAEEPETTAPTIGIDDFAKLDLRIGKVLVCEYVEGSDKLLRFELDAGPLGKRQIFSGIRASYSNPEALIGRNVVFIANLAPRKMRFGISQGMILSAGFDNGTLALLDADSSAQPGMPVR
- the rnfB gene encoding Rnf electron transport complex subunit RnfB, which encodes MSSPPPLTLVERIDRLLPQTQCGQCGFQGCLPYAQAMARGEANIDRCPPGGDAGARALAHLLGLPPRPYDRNRGTQQQPQVAWIVEADCIGCTKCIQACPVDAIIGGAKHMHTVIAALCTGCELCVPACPVDCIELHPS